In a genomic window of Sulfurimonas denitrificans DSM 1251:
- a CDS encoding agmatine deiminase family protein, whose translation MKRFIAEFEEQSFTQIIFPHVNSDWVEYLSEAEETFENIIKEIIKYQKCLVVSADVQDVKRRFEPNKNLYFVEYETNDTWARDCSALCIENGSNVELLDFTFTGWGGKFEASKDNVMSKEIAHSYSKKLKTIDLILEGGGVESNGVNTILTTSECMLNKNRNSSLKKEQMTQILKDEFGMSKILYLNHGYLAGDDTDSHVDTLARFVDEKTIMYVKCEDKNDEHYKELKLMEDELKVFAKDEGFKLIALPMSEACYFDNERLPATYANFLFVNGAVLVPIYGVKEDEEALKIFKDTFPTKDIVPINCFTLIKQHGSLHCVTMNFAKGVELI comes from the coding sequence ATGAAAAGGTTTATAGCAGAGTTTGAAGAGCAGAGTTTTACACAAATAATTTTTCCACATGTAAATAGTGATTGGGTAGAGTATTTGAGCGAAGCTGAAGAGACCTTTGAAAATATCATTAAAGAGATTATCAAGTATCAAAAGTGTCTTGTTGTGTCTGCTGACGTTCAAGATGTGAAAAGAAGATTTGAGCCAAATAAGAACTTGTACTTTGTAGAGTATGAGACAAATGACACTTGGGCAAGGGATTGTTCCGCTTTATGTATTGAAAATGGCTCCAATGTAGAACTTCTTGACTTTACATTTACAGGTTGGGGCGGAAAGTTTGAAGCTTCTAAAGATAACGTTATGAGTAAAGAAATAGCACACAGTTACAGTAAAAAACTCAAAACGATTGATTTGATTTTAGAGGGCGGTGGAGTTGAGAGCAATGGAGTCAATACGATTCTCACAACTTCAGAGTGTATGTTAAATAAAAATAGAAATAGTTCTCTTAAAAAAGAGCAGATGACTCAAATACTAAAAGATGAGTTTGGTATGAGCAAAATTCTTTATCTAAATCATGGCTACCTAGCAGGTGATGACACAGACTCACATGTAGATACTTTGGCTAGATTTGTTGATGAGAAAACTATCATGTATGTTAAGTGTGAAGATAAAAATGATGAACACTACAAAGAGTTAAAACTTATGGAGGATGAGCTTAAAGTATTTGCAAAAGATGAAGGTTTTAAACTTATTGCACTTCCAATGAGTGAAGCATGTTACTTCGATAACGAGAGACTACCTGCAACTTATGCAAATTTTCTTTTTGTAAATGGTGCTGTATTAGTGCCAATTTATGGGGTAAAAGAGGATGAAGAAGCGCTTAAAATATTTAAAGATACATTTCCTACAAAAGATATCGTGCCAATTAACTGCTTTACGCTTATAAAGCAACATGGTTCACTTCACTGTGTTACTATGAACTTTGCTAAAGGTGTTGAGCTTATTTAA
- the ispG gene encoding flavodoxin-dependent (E)-4-hydroxy-3-methylbut-2-enyl-diphosphate synthase yields the protein MINRVKTKQIFVGNVAVGGDSPISVQSMTFSKTSDVFSTVEQIKRLHFAGCDIVRVAVPEMEDALALRAIKEQISLPLVADIHFNYRLALIAAEVVDCIRINPGNIGSRERVKEVVKACQERNIPIRIGVNAGSLEKEFLNKYGQTSEGMVASAEYNIKFLEDLGFDDIKISLKASDVQRTVDAYRMLRPKNNYPFHLGVTEAGTLFHATVKSSIGLGALLLDGIGDTMRVSITGELEEEINVARAILKDSGAAKDGLNIISCPTCGRIEADLVSAVGEIERRTTHIKAPLNVSVMGCVVNAIGEAAHADIAIAYGKGKGLVMVKGEVVANLDEHELVDRFVQEVEKMAKEF from the coding sequence ATGATAAATAGAGTAAAAACTAAACAGATATTTGTGGGCAATGTAGCAGTTGGTGGTGATTCACCTATAAGTGTTCAGTCAATGACATTTTCTAAAACTTCAGATGTTTTCTCAACTGTAGAGCAGATAAAAAGACTCCATTTTGCCGGGTGTGACATAGTTCGTGTAGCAGTTCCAGAGATGGAAGATGCTCTGGCACTAAGGGCTATTAAAGAGCAAATCTCGCTTCCTCTTGTTGCAGATATTCACTTCAACTATCGCCTAGCTCTAATTGCCGCAGAAGTAGTTGACTGCATACGAATAAATCCAGGAAACATTGGTTCACGTGAGCGTGTTAAAGAGGTAGTAAAAGCTTGCCAAGAACGAAACATCCCAATACGTATCGGTGTAAATGCTGGAAGTTTGGAAAAAGAGTTTTTAAACAAGTATGGACAGACTTCAGAGGGTATGGTAGCCTCTGCTGAGTATAACATTAAGTTTTTAGAAGATTTGGGATTTGATGATATTAAGATTTCTCTAAAAGCTAGTGATGTTCAAAGGACTGTTGATGCATACAGAATGTTGCGTCCAAAAAACAACTACCCTTTTCATCTAGGTGTTACAGAAGCTGGAACACTTTTTCATGCAACAGTAAAAAGCTCCATTGGTTTAGGTGCACTTCTTCTTGATGGAATCGGCGATACTATGAGAGTTAGTATTACAGGTGAGCTTGAAGAGGAGATAAATGTTGCTCGTGCAATACTCAAAGATAGTGGCGCTGCAAAAGATGGATTAAATATTATCTCCTGTCCTACATGTGGTCGCATAGAAGCTGATTTGGTTAGCGCTGTTGGCGAAATAGAGAGACGAACAACACATATAAAAGCACCGCTTAATGTCTCAGTTATGGGATGCGTTGTAAATGCTATCGGAGAAGCAGCTCATGCAGACATTGCTATTGCCTATGGCAAAGGAAAAGGGCTTGTTATGGTTAAAGGCGAAGTTGTAGCAAATCTCGATGAACATGAGCTTGTTGATAGATTTGTACAAGAAGTAGAAAAAATGGCAAAAGAGTTTTAA
- a CDS encoding TonB-dependent receptor yields the protein MLSKKIIPLSLVAVTILGANEVALPSVNVESTTITEVSQNAQVSADLAQALSSSVPSIDMNRRSGIANDIFIRGQKRDNISVEVDGTKVCGACPNRMDPPVSHILANQIDKVEVIEGPYDVETFGTMSGGLKITTKKPTKDMHGEVNFGLGSWGYKKLGVTGSGGTDTIRALISASYETSDQYKDGNGDTLSEQVDKAITNGSAPAMTRFQTQYKDIEAYTKKSIMSKVFVKTLEDQELRLSYTGNRSDDVLYANSKMDAAYDDSNIYSVEYNIDNVTNKYKNINIQYYYSDVDHPMDTKYRVSGATSYMTNHLKTSMQGVKLKNSFDLDEYKILFGLDGSRRTWEGRSYGTNATTGVVGASSVSLTHTQTDNRALFAKVEKSFGDLKIESGARFDSTTIKPDDVTKQDNDYSALNANIIATYSLDAQNSIFLGVGSSARVPDARELYIGGLGTQNLKQTKNREIDLGYEASYDSFMFKAKTFYSMLEDYIYLKHTSPTAYAFENIDAKVYGLELSGSYFITDALTMDASASYKKGRKTSTPTQKDRDLSDIAPLRGNVALNYEYMNNSKATLEMQASDRWDTIDSDNGEQELAGWSIYNAKVKHAINKYTDLSVGVNNIFDKTYKQSNSYVDLTLLTLADNTMLLNEPGRYFYTNLTFKF from the coding sequence ATGTTAAGTAAAAAAATCATCCCTTTATCGCTTGTAGCGGTAACTATTTTAGGTGCAAATGAAGTTGCATTACCAAGTGTAAATGTCGAATCAACTACTATAACTGAAGTAAGCCAAAATGCTCAAGTCTCAGCAGACTTAGCTCAAGCACTAAGTTCAAGCGTTCCAAGTATAGATATGAATCGCAGAAGCGGCATTGCAAACGACATTTTTATCCGTGGACAAAAAAGAGATAACATCTCTGTTGAAGTTGATGGAACAAAAGTTTGTGGTGCATGTCCAAATAGAATGGACCCACCTGTTTCTCATATTTTAGCAAATCAGATAGATAAGGTTGAAGTAATTGAGGGACCTTATGATGTAGAGACTTTTGGCACAATGAGTGGTGGATTAAAAATCACTACAAAAAAACCTACAAAAGATATGCATGGTGAAGTAAACTTTGGTTTAGGAAGCTGGGGTTATAAAAAATTAGGTGTAACAGGAAGTGGTGGAACTGATACTATCCGTGCTCTAATTAGTGCATCTTATGAGACAAGTGATCAATATAAAGATGGCAATGGAGACACTCTCTCTGAACAGGTTGACAAAGCCATAACTAATGGTTCCGCTCCTGCTATGACAAGATTTCAAACACAATACAAAGATATAGAAGCATATACAAAAAAAAGCATTATGAGTAAGGTTTTTGTAAAAACCCTTGAAGATCAAGAGCTTCGTCTGAGTTACACAGGCAACAGAAGTGATGATGTGTTATATGCAAATTCAAAAATGGACGCAGCATACGATGACTCAAATATTTATAGTGTTGAGTACAATATTGACAATGTAACAAATAAATATAAAAATATAAATATCCAGTATTACTACTCTGATGTAGATCACCCGATGGATACAAAATATAGAGTTTCTGGTGCTACTTCGTACATGACAAATCATTTAAAAACTTCAATGCAAGGCGTAAAACTTAAAAATAGTTTTGATTTAGATGAGTATAAAATACTCTTTGGTCTTGATGGCAGCAGAAGAACATGGGAAGGTAGAAGCTATGGGACAAACGCTACAACTGGAGTTGTTGGCGCTTCTAGTGTTAGTTTAACACATACTCAAACTGACAACAGAGCTCTATTTGCTAAGGTAGAAAAGAGTTTTGGAGATTTAAAAATTGAGAGTGGTGCGAGATTTGACTCGACTACCATAAAACCAGACGATGTTACAAAGCAAGATAATGATTACTCAGCTCTTAATGCAAATATTATAGCAACTTACTCTCTTGATGCTCAAAACAGCATATTTTTGGGTGTTGGTTCATCAGCTCGTGTTCCTGATGCTAGAGAGTTATATATTGGTGGCTTAGGAACTCAAAATCTAAAACAGACTAAAAATAGAGAGATTGATCTTGGATATGAAGCATCTTATGATAGTTTTATGTTTAAAGCAAAAACATTTTACTCTATGTTAGAGGATTATATCTACCTAAAACATACATCTCCAACTGCTTATGCTTTTGAAAATATTGATGCTAAAGTTTATGGTTTAGAGCTAAGTGGCTCTTACTTTATAACTGACGCTTTAACTATGGATGCAAGTGCTTCATATAAAAAAGGTAGAAAAACTTCAACCCCAACTCAAAAAGATAGAGACCTGTCTGATATTGCGCCTCTTAGAGGAAATGTTGCTCTTAACTATGAGTATATGAATAACTCAAAAGCTACACTTGAGATGCAAGCATCTGATAGATGGGATACGATTGATAGTGATAATGGTGAGCAAGAGCTTGCTGGATGGAGCATCTATAATGCAAAAGTAAAACATGCTATCAACAAATATACAGACTTAAGCGTGGGTGTAAATAATATATTTGACAAAACTTACAAACAAAGCAACTCTTATGTTGACTTAACTCTTCTTACCTTAGCTGATAATACAATGTTATTAAACGAGCCAGGTAGATACTTCTACACAAACCTTACATTTAAGTTTTAA